One Mycolicibacter sp. MU0083 DNA window includes the following coding sequences:
- a CDS encoding acyl-CoA dehydrogenase family protein: MSLFEISERAQKYRSDLLEFMDERVYPAEAVYETQMAESGDPHFQPPILEELKAEARKRGLWNLFHPHPEWGPGLTNSEYAPLAEIMGRSPHLAPEACNCNAPDTGNMEVLTLFGSDEHKERYLKPLLEGTIRSAFAMTEPQVASSDATNVQLAMVRDGDEYVLNGRKWFASNALHQNCKVMIVMGKTDPNTATHRQQSMMVVPIDAPGVTIMRGLPVFGYQDREGHAEIDFKDVRVPAKDVLKGEGEGFAIAQARLGPGRIHHCMRAIGMAERALELLCRRAQSRVAFGRPVADNANIRDWIAEARIDIEMIRLLTLKTAYLMDTVGNKEAQVEIAAIKVAAPNIALKIVDRAIQVHGGGGVTEDFPLAGFWAHLRTLRLADGPDEVHKRAIARTELRKYREDAR; encoded by the coding sequence ATGTCCTTGTTCGAAATATCCGAGCGCGCACAGAAATACCGGTCCGATCTGCTGGAGTTCATGGACGAGCGCGTCTACCCGGCGGAGGCCGTCTATGAGACGCAGATGGCCGAATCCGGCGACCCGCACTTCCAGCCGCCGATTCTGGAGGAGCTGAAGGCCGAGGCGCGCAAACGCGGACTGTGGAACCTTTTTCACCCCCACCCGGAGTGGGGGCCGGGCCTGACCAACTCCGAATATGCGCCGCTGGCCGAGATCATGGGCCGCAGCCCACACCTGGCGCCGGAAGCCTGCAACTGCAACGCCCCCGACACCGGCAACATGGAGGTGCTCACGCTGTTCGGCAGCGACGAGCACAAGGAGCGCTACCTCAAGCCGCTGCTGGAGGGCACCATCCGGTCGGCCTTCGCGATGACCGAGCCGCAGGTGGCCAGCTCCGACGCCACCAACGTGCAACTGGCGATGGTGCGTGACGGCGACGAGTACGTACTCAACGGCCGGAAGTGGTTCGCCTCCAACGCCTTGCACCAGAACTGCAAGGTGATGATCGTGATGGGCAAGACCGATCCGAACACCGCCACCCACCGCCAGCAGTCGATGATGGTCGTCCCCATCGACGCGCCGGGGGTGACCATCATGCGCGGGCTGCCGGTCTTCGGCTACCAGGACCGGGAAGGCCACGCCGAGATCGATTTCAAAGACGTCCGGGTACCGGCCAAAGACGTGCTCAAGGGCGAGGGGGAGGGGTTCGCGATCGCCCAGGCCCGGCTCGGCCCGGGCCGGATCCACCACTGCATGCGGGCCATCGGCATGGCCGAGCGGGCCCTGGAGTTGCTGTGTCGGCGTGCGCAGTCACGGGTCGCCTTCGGCAGGCCGGTCGCCGACAACGCCAACATCCGCGACTGGATCGCCGAGGCACGCATCGACATCGAGATGATCCGGCTGCTGACGCTCAAGACCGCCTACCTGATGGACACCGTCGGCAACAAGGAAGCCCAGGTCGAGATCGCGGCCATCAAGGTCGCCGCCCCCAACATCGCGCTCAAGATCGTCGACCGGGCCATTCAGGTGCACGGCGGTGGCGGTGTCACCGAAGACTTCCCGCTGGCCGGTTTCTGGGCACACCTGCGTACGCTGCGGCTCGCCGACGGCCCCGACGAGGTGCACAAGCGGGCCATCGCCCGCACCGAGCTGCGCAAGTATCGCGAGGACGCCCGATGA
- a CDS encoding SDR family oxidoreductase, whose translation MKVAERVAIVTGGGNGIGEALAVALAGARAKVVVADLDTDAAEAVTDRINTEHPGAAVAFGGDVSNTETIRNLIALTEDRHGPVDLYFANAGITGVPGLADDADWDRVIDINLRSHIRAAQLLIPDWVRRGEGYFVSTASAAGLLTQLGAAGYAVTKHAAVGFAEWLNIAYGDQGVRVSCLCPMGVNTKLLFAGEESGDSLGDLATRAVTTAGEVLEPAAVAAEVLAAIDDERFLILPHPVVLEMFRNKAADYDRWLRGMRRYQQALQTPEVS comes from the coding sequence ATGAAGGTCGCCGAACGAGTCGCGATCGTCACCGGAGGAGGTAACGGCATCGGTGAGGCGCTCGCCGTAGCGCTGGCCGGTGCCCGAGCAAAAGTGGTGGTCGCCGATCTCGACACCGACGCCGCCGAGGCGGTCACCGACCGGATCAACACCGAGCATCCCGGCGCCGCGGTCGCCTTCGGGGGGGACGTCAGCAACACCGAAACCATCCGGAACCTGATCGCACTGACCGAGGACCGGCACGGCCCGGTCGATCTCTACTTCGCCAACGCCGGCATCACCGGCGTCCCCGGGCTGGCCGACGACGCTGATTGGGACCGGGTCATCGACATCAACCTGCGCTCGCACATCCGTGCCGCACAGCTGTTGATCCCGGACTGGGTGCGCCGCGGCGAAGGGTACTTCGTCTCCACCGCCTCCGCGGCGGGCCTGCTCACCCAACTCGGCGCGGCCGGCTACGCGGTGACCAAACATGCGGCCGTCGGGTTCGCCGAATGGCTCAACATCGCCTACGGCGACCAGGGCGTTCGGGTCAGCTGCCTGTGCCCGATGGGAGTCAACACCAAGCTGCTGTTCGCCGGCGAGGAATCCGGTGACTCACTCGGCGATCTGGCCACCCGCGCGGTTACCACCGCCGGCGAGGTGCTCGAACCCGCCGCGGTCGCCGCCGAAGTACTCGCGGCCATCGACGACGAGCGTTTCCTGATCCTGCCGCACCCGGTGGTCCTGGAGATGTTCCGCAACAAGGCCGCCGACTACGACCGCTGGCTGCGCGGAATGCGCCGCTACCAGCAAGCCCTGCAGACCCCCGAAGTGTCCTAG
- a CDS encoding TetR/AcrR family transcriptional regulator: MDAVPVTPARQLPATVRGAKTRAGLIAAARKVFERDGYLDAKLTEITTAAGCATGSFYTYFANKEEIFAAVLEQAQQDMMHPGMGRVSDSDDPYAVLEASNRAYLEAYRRNAQLMGLLEQVAQIDPGFRAFRARRADAFIQRNAAGIADLQQRGIAAADVDPLLASRALSGMVSRLAYVTFVGEEAGLGAGTDFDTLVTTVTRLWANALQFRPVHN, from the coding sequence GTGGATGCCGTACCGGTCACCCCGGCCCGCCAGTTGCCGGCGACGGTACGTGGGGCCAAGACCCGGGCGGGGCTGATAGCGGCGGCCCGCAAGGTCTTCGAGCGGGACGGTTATCTCGACGCCAAGCTGACCGAGATCACCACGGCTGCCGGGTGTGCGACCGGTTCGTTCTACACGTACTTCGCCAACAAGGAAGAGATCTTCGCCGCCGTCCTCGAACAGGCGCAGCAGGACATGATGCATCCGGGGATGGGCCGGGTGAGCGATTCCGATGATCCCTATGCCGTGCTCGAGGCGAGCAATCGTGCGTATCTGGAAGCGTATCGGCGTAACGCCCAGCTGATGGGACTGCTGGAACAGGTAGCCCAGATCGATCCCGGCTTCCGGGCTTTTCGGGCGCGTCGCGCCGACGCATTCATTCAACGCAACGCCGCAGGCATCGCCGACCTGCAGCAGCGCGGCATCGCCGCGGCCGACGTCGATCCGCTGCTGGCGTCGCGAGCGCTGTCGGGGATGGTCAGTCGGCTCGCCTACGTCACGTTCGTCGGCGAGGAGGCCGGACTCGGCGCCGGGACCGACTTCGACACCCTGGTCACCACCGTCACCCGGTTGTGGGCCAACGCCCTGCAATTCCGTCCGGTCCATAATTGA
- a CDS encoding VOC family protein, with amino-acid sequence MEQQVHFVTVAATDLEATRGFYGALGWRPLLDVDGEIVFYQTAPGQVLGFFDAAKFNEDLALPGDHSRVSGITVAHNVASPDAVIALAEAMAAAGGTVIDEPQPGRFGGVFHAHVRDPNGLIWEIAHNPGWRIGPDGTVMLD; translated from the coding sequence ATGGAGCAGCAGGTGCACTTCGTCACCGTCGCGGCCACCGACCTGGAGGCGACCAGGGGGTTCTACGGTGCGCTCGGCTGGCGGCCACTGCTGGATGTCGATGGCGAGATCGTCTTCTACCAGACGGCACCGGGTCAGGTGCTGGGCTTTTTCGACGCCGCGAAGTTCAACGAGGACCTGGCGTTGCCCGGCGATCACTCCAGAGTCTCCGGGATCACCGTGGCGCACAACGTGGCGAGTCCCGACGCGGTGATCGCGCTCGCCGAGGCGATGGCCGCCGCGGGCGGAACCGTCATCGATGAGCCGCAACCCGGGCGGTTCGGCGGGGTGTTCCACGCCCACGTCCGGGACCCCAATGGGCTGATCTGGGAGATCGCGCACAATCCCGGCTGGCGGATCGGCCCGGACGGCACGGTGATGCTGGACTGA
- a CDS encoding SDR family oxidoreductase, protein MSAPDMQGRTAVITGGSRGIGLAIGQRLAAAGANVVLTSRDQDSADAAAAQIDGNAIGVAAHVAEDAAAQRCIDLTLEKFGSVDILVNNAGTNPAFGPLIDQDHARFAKIFDVNLWGPLMWTSCAVKAWMGAHGGVVVNTASIGGLSHAPLMGMYNATKAALIHVTKQLALELSPGIRVNAICPGVVRTKLAEVLWKEHEQGLSSAIPLGRIGEPVDVADAVLFLASDAASWITGQTLVMDGGQILGDATGYRAVFGG, encoded by the coding sequence ATGAGCGCACCGGACATGCAGGGCCGCACCGCCGTTATCACCGGCGGATCGCGCGGAATCGGGCTGGCGATCGGACAGCGGCTGGCCGCGGCGGGCGCCAACGTGGTGCTGACCTCCCGCGACCAGGACAGTGCCGACGCGGCGGCGGCCCAGATCGACGGCAATGCGATCGGCGTCGCCGCGCACGTCGCCGAAGACGCTGCCGCGCAACGCTGTATCGACCTCACCCTGGAGAAATTCGGCAGCGTCGACATCCTGGTCAACAACGCCGGCACCAATCCGGCGTTCGGGCCGCTGATCGATCAGGACCACGCCCGGTTCGCCAAGATCTTCGACGTCAACCTGTGGGGCCCGTTGATGTGGACGTCGTGTGCGGTCAAGGCCTGGATGGGTGCGCACGGCGGGGTGGTGGTGAACACCGCATCGATCGGCGGGCTCAGCCACGCACCGCTGATGGGCATGTACAACGCCACCAAGGCCGCACTCATCCACGTCACCAAGCAACTCGCGCTGGAACTGTCACCCGGGATCCGGGTCAACGCCATCTGCCCCGGGGTGGTGCGCACCAAACTGGCCGAGGTGCTGTGGAAGGAACACGAACAGGGACTGTCGAGTGCCATCCCGTTGGGTCGCATCGGTGAACCCGTCGACGTGGCCGACGCGGTGCTGTTCCTGGCCTCGGATGCGGCGAGCTGGATCACCGGTCAGACCCTGGTGATGGACGGCGGCCAGATCCTCGGTGACGCAACCGGATACCGGGCGGTCTTCGGTGGCTGA
- a CDS encoding DNA recombination protein RmuC, which yields MDTALLILLTSLVLLAVILQVMLLVRPAGGALAPEQLAALRGDSERVERTLREEQHAGRAELAQAFHQWQQTLHRFGSMLQGTQDKLGDTLDRQLKNLQVENTAQLEKMRATVDEKLQATLETRLAQSFTQISERLEAVQRGLGEMQTLATGVGDLKRVLTNVKTRGIFGETQLAALLAETLTPDQYATNVVTVPGSAARVEFAIRLPGAAGTAEVLLPVDAKFPREDFERLLDAQEHADAPGEAAARQALIRRIEAEAGDISDKYLAPPHTTDFAILFLATESLYAEVLRQPGLFERIQAKYNVTLAGPTTLAALLNSLRMGFRTLAIEQRSSEVWQILGAVKTEFGKFAAVLEKTRKQLDTARNTIDSAGVRTRAIERKLRGVESLPEPEAEVMLGELGAGFEEVSEVDIEFS from the coding sequence ATGGACACGGCCCTGCTGATCCTCCTCACCTCGCTGGTGCTGCTGGCGGTCATCCTTCAGGTGATGTTGCTGGTGCGCCCCGCCGGCGGCGCGCTCGCGCCCGAGCAGCTCGCCGCGCTGCGCGGCGACAGCGAACGGGTGGAACGCACCCTGCGTGAAGAACAACACGCCGGGCGTGCCGAACTCGCGCAGGCATTCCACCAATGGCAGCAGACGCTGCATCGTTTCGGTTCCATGCTGCAGGGCACGCAGGACAAGCTGGGCGACACCCTCGACCGGCAGCTCAAGAATCTGCAGGTGGAGAACACCGCACAACTGGAGAAGATGCGCGCCACCGTCGATGAGAAGCTGCAGGCGACACTGGAAACCCGGCTGGCGCAATCGTTCACGCAGATCTCGGAGCGCCTCGAAGCCGTGCAACGGGGCCTGGGGGAGATGCAGACGCTGGCCACCGGCGTGGGCGATCTGAAGCGAGTGTTGACCAACGTCAAGACCCGCGGCATCTTCGGGGAGACGCAATTGGCCGCGTTACTGGCCGAGACGCTGACGCCCGATCAGTACGCGACCAACGTCGTCACCGTGCCGGGCTCGGCCGCCCGGGTGGAGTTCGCGATCCGGCTGCCGGGGGCCGCCGGTACCGCTGAGGTACTGCTGCCCGTCGACGCCAAGTTCCCGCGTGAGGACTTCGAGCGCCTGCTCGACGCGCAGGAGCACGCCGACGCCCCGGGTGAAGCCGCGGCGCGTCAGGCGTTGATCCGGCGGATCGAGGCCGAAGCCGGCGACATCAGCGACAAGTACCTCGCGCCGCCGCACACCACCGATTTCGCGATTCTGTTCCTGGCCACCGAGAGCCTGTACGCGGAGGTGCTGCGCCAGCCGGGTCTGTTCGAGCGGATCCAGGCCAAATACAACGTCACTCTGGCCGGGCCTACGACGTTGGCCGCCCTGCTCAACAGCCTGCGCATGGGGTTTCGCACCCTCGCGATCGAACAGCGCAGCAGCGAGGTCTGGCAGATCCTCGGCGCGGTCAAGACCGAGTTCGGCAAGTTCGCCGCGGTGCTGGAGAAGACCCGCAAGCAACTCGACACCGCGCGCAACACCATCGACTCGGCCGGCGTGCGGACCCGCGCCATCGAGCGCAAGCTGCGCGGAGTGGAGTCGCTGCCCGAACCCGAGGCCGAAGTCATGCTGGGCGAACTCGGTGCCGGCTTCGAAGAAGTCAGTGAAGTTGACATCGAATTCAGTTAA
- a CDS encoding class I adenylate-forming enzyme family protein: protein MADVVEIPRRGNPFPAAGVVRDRNGVPGYEHLPATLLDMLAEQVDRRPDGEAVVELGGGRLTYRQLWQRAARVAGGLRADGLTRGDRVALRYPAGLDWVLGFWGTLMAGGIAVAVNTRSAAPEVDFVLADAGVRVDLAPGAALPDGQPYVVDGLDAADTAALFYTSGTTGSPKGVPTTHTAFLTNAENMMRTMGQTRELGEELRTLISVPLFHVTGCNSQLLVAAYTGGTAVIMPTLDLPELIATLPAQRISSMVTVPAIYSLMLRRPEFGAIDVSGVRWVGYGGAPTAPALVRSLQEAFGAATVFNGYGMTETASLMTVLPDADAVQHADSVGYAVPSGDIGVVPLADDPATGELVVRGANVMTGYWNRPDATAATIVDGWLHTGDVVRVDEAGRVHIIDRLKDIINRGGENVSSIEVEAALLSGPGVADACVLAVPDEVMGEKVGAVLLADQGGIDVAAVIDHCRGQLADFKVPQYVTVVTEALPRTASGKLLKTTLREQVRWGPPLR from the coding sequence ATGGCGGACGTCGTCGAGATCCCACGTCGGGGCAATCCTTTTCCGGCGGCCGGCGTGGTCAGGGACCGCAACGGTGTTCCCGGCTACGAGCACCTACCCGCCACCCTGCTGGACATGCTGGCCGAGCAGGTCGACCGGCGGCCCGACGGGGAAGCCGTGGTCGAACTCGGCGGCGGCAGGCTGACCTATCGCCAGTTGTGGCAGCGCGCGGCCAGGGTCGCGGGCGGACTGCGCGCCGACGGACTGACACGCGGTGATCGCGTCGCGCTGCGCTACCCCGCGGGCCTGGACTGGGTGCTGGGGTTCTGGGGCACGCTGATGGCCGGCGGTATCGCGGTAGCCGTCAATACCCGTTCTGCCGCACCGGAAGTCGACTTCGTGCTCGCCGATGCCGGAGTGCGCGTCGACCTCGCGCCCGGCGCCGCGCTGCCCGACGGCCAACCGTACGTGGTGGACGGGCTCGACGCGGCCGACACCGCGGCACTGTTCTACACCTCGGGTACCACCGGCAGCCCCAAGGGGGTGCCCACCACCCACACCGCGTTCCTGACCAACGCGGAGAACATGATGCGCACCATGGGGCAGACCCGCGAACTCGGCGAGGAACTGCGCACTCTCATCTCGGTTCCGCTGTTCCATGTGACCGGCTGCAATTCCCAGTTGCTGGTCGCCGCGTATACCGGCGGTACCGCGGTCATCATGCCGACGCTGGATCTCCCCGAGCTAATCGCAACGCTTCCCGCGCAACGGATTTCGTCGATGGTGACGGTGCCCGCGATCTATTCGCTGATGCTCCGGCGCCCCGAGTTCGGGGCGATCGACGTGAGCGGGGTGCGTTGGGTCGGCTACGGCGGCGCCCCCACCGCGCCGGCGTTGGTGCGTTCGCTGCAGGAGGCGTTCGGCGCAGCGACGGTGTTCAACGGGTACGGGATGACCGAGACCGCGTCGCTGATGACGGTGCTGCCGGATGCCGATGCGGTGCAGCACGCGGATTCGGTCGGCTACGCGGTGCCCTCGGGTGACATCGGCGTCGTCCCGCTCGCCGATGACCCGGCCACCGGAGAGCTGGTGGTGCGCGGCGCAAACGTGATGACCGGCTATTGGAACCGGCCCGACGCCACCGCGGCCACGATCGTCGACGGCTGGTTGCACACCGGGGACGTGGTGCGAGTCGACGAGGCCGGCCGCGTGCACATCATCGACCGGCTCAAGGACATCATCAACCGCGGCGGCGAGAACGTCTCCAGCATCGAGGTGGAGGCGGCGCTGCTGTCGGGACCCGGCGTTGCGGACGCCTGCGTGCTGGCGGTGCCCGACGAGGTGATGGGCGAGAAGGTCGGCGCGGTACTGCTCGCCGATCAGGGCGGGATCGATGTGGCCGCGGTGATCGATCACTGCCGCGGTCAACTCGCGGACTTCAAGGTGCCCCAGTACGTCACCGTGGTCACCGAGGCGTTGCCGCGAACCGCCAGCGGCAAACTGCTCAAAACGACGCTGCGCGAGCAGGTGCGCTGGGGCCCGCCGCTGCGCTGA